The following are encoded together in the Hydractinia symbiolongicarpus strain clone_291-10 chromosome 14, HSymV2.1, whole genome shotgun sequence genome:
- the LOC130624929 gene encoding uncharacterized protein LOC130624929 — MYYIKMDYMKDPHTALFVGPTGCGKSKRVVTLLESEYFDHFDFIVIICPTLRWNKTYMCRKWFWRDRYVILIEPMGLLYEWIQKMTDLFAGYKTLFLIDDIIADEKLDKKRQPLLELAISGRHRNHTMWLLTQSYTAIPKNLRRQAKMLYVWYPKDRHDLATIHEENDVIESSEIQKVKERLKDGKYTHLVMRMEHPRTHVIC; from the coding sequence atgtactatattaagatggactacatgaaagatccccacacggcactattcgtcggtccaaccggctgcggaaaatccaaacgcgtagtaacgctactagagagtgaatactttgatcacttcgatttcattgtgattatatgtccaacattaagatggaataagacatatatgtgtcgaaaatggttctggagggatagatatgttattctaattgagcccatgggcttgttgtatgaatggatccaaaagatgacggatttattcgcaggatacaaaacattattcctgatcgacgatatcatcgcggatgagaaactggacaaaaagaggcaaccattgctggagctggccatcagcggtcggcatcgaaaccacaccatgtggctgctcacacaatcatacaccgcgataccgaagaacttacgaaggcaggcaaaaatgttatatgtgtggtatccaaaggacagacatgatctcgcaacTATACACgaggagaatgatgtcattgaatcatcggagatccagaaggttaaggaaaggctaaaagatggcaaatatacacatttagtcatgaggatggaacatccaagaacccacgtgatttgctag